The DNA region AATTACTGTGGAATATCTTCTGCTTTACTGAGCGCGGGCATCTTTCAGCAGTTCTTTGAGCGTCATAACGAACCGCTGGATCGCCGTGATGTGCCCGAAGAAGCCGTACACGACAAGCATCCATCCCAAAAACGGCAGGCCGAAAAGGATCGGAGCCGGATAGATGACCTCGGCCAGACCGAAAAGCATCAGAAGGACCAGACGGTCGGCACGACCGAGGACCCCGCCGTAGTTTCGCTTAAGACCGACCGCCTGGGCCTGGGTCCCCATGTAGGAGGAAAGCAGAACGCCGGTGATAGCAAAGAGGCCGATCACCCATGCCGGAACCGGAGCCTGCCAGGTCTGGACCCCGTAGACGATGATGCCGGTGATGATGAACACATCCGCATACCGGTCGAAGACGTGGTCCAGATAGTCACCGATAGGACTTGCCG from Methanocorpusculum labreanum Z includes:
- a CDS encoding CDP-alcohol phosphatidyltransferase family protein, coding for MSLDSLRPKVQWILTPIAEAFSKLPITPNMWTVVSLFCALIAGIFFGFGLPLFGVLFVVLNSFLDVLDGALARHTGAASPIGDYLDHVFDRYADVFIITGIIVYGVQTWQAPVPAWVIGLFAITGVLLSSYMGTQAQAVGLKRNYGGVLGRADRLVLLMLFGLAEVIYPAPILFGLPFLGWMLVVYGFFGHITAIQRFVMTLKELLKDARAQ